The following coding sequences are from one bacterium SCSIO 12741 window:
- the cysC gene encoding adenylyl-sulfate kinase produces the protein MKNVYEQSFKINRDSRNVQLGHRNLVIWFTGLSGSGKSTLANEVEKRLFEQGITTYTLDGDNIRRGLNGDLDFSAEGRQENIRRIAETAKLFCDAGIVTLTSFISPFAKDREQAKAIVGPEDFVEVFVDCPIEICIKRDVKGLYRRAINGEIPEFTGINSPYETPESPDIRVDTGTRSLETSTQEVLDYLIPRLKG, from the coding sequence ATGAAAAACGTATACGAACAGTCTTTTAAAATAAACCGAGATAGCCGAAATGTACAACTGGGTCATCGCAATCTGGTGATTTGGTTCACTGGTCTTTCCGGATCGGGAAAAAGTACATTGGCCAATGAGGTGGAAAAACGACTGTTTGAGCAAGGCATCACCACTTATACTCTGGATGGCGATAACATTCGCAGAGGACTCAATGGCGACCTGGACTTTTCCGCCGAAGGCCGCCAGGAAAATATCCGACGTATCGCAGAGACCGCCAAGCTCTTTTGCGATGCAGGAATTGTAACCCTCACCTCTTTTATTTCTCCTTTTGCCAAGGACAGAGAACAAGCCAAGGCCATCGTTGGCCCTGAGGATTTTGTGGAAGTTTTTGTAGACTGTCCCATAGAGATTTGCATAAAAAGAGACGTAAAGGGATTGTACCGACGGGCGATCAATGGCGAAATCCCAGAATTCACCGGAATCAACAGCCCTTACGAAACTCCTGAATCACCTGATATTCGGGTAGATACAGGTACCCGTTCACTGGAAACTTCTACCCAGGAAGTTTTGGATTACCTAATCCCCAGGTTGAAGGGCTAA
- the cysD gene encoding sulfate adenylyltransferase subunit CysD, giving the protein MKLHLNHLRTLEAEAMYIIREAYAQFENPVILFSGGKDSIVMAHIARKAFYPAKLPFPLMHIDTGHNFPETLEFRDRFVEKMETRLIVGSVQKSIDEGRAQDENGVNASRNRIQSITLLDAIEENKVDCCLGGGRRDEEKARAKERIFSHRDDFGQWDPKNQRPELWNLYNGKKSMGEHFRVFPLSNFTELDIWQYIQLENIELPSLYFAHEREVIFRNDTILANSSYLNLKPNETPVMKKVRFRTIGDLTITGAVESDADNLEMIIGEIAASRKTERGGRADDQRSETAMEDRKKEGYF; this is encoded by the coding sequence ATGAAATTGCACTTAAATCACCTAAGAACTCTCGAGGCAGAGGCTATGTATATCATTCGCGAAGCCTATGCCCAATTTGAAAACCCTGTGATCCTTTTTTCGGGTGGAAAAGACTCCATTGTGATGGCACATATTGCCCGCAAGGCGTTTTACCCGGCAAAGCTTCCTTTTCCTTTGATGCACATTGATACGGGACATAACTTTCCGGAAACCCTGGAATTTAGAGACCGCTTTGTGGAGAAGATGGAAACCCGCTTGATCGTAGGTTCGGTTCAAAAGAGCATTGACGAAGGACGTGCTCAGGACGAAAATGGAGTAAACGCATCTCGCAATCGTATTCAATCCATTACCCTTTTGGATGCCATTGAAGAAAACAAGGTGGATTGTTGTTTAGGTGGTGGCCGAAGAGATGAGGAAAAAGCCAGGGCCAAAGAAAGAATATTCTCCCACCGCGACGATTTTGGGCAATGGGATCCCAAAAACCAGCGTCCGGAGCTTTGGAATCTGTACAACGGCAAGAAAAGCATGGGCGAGCACTTTCGGGTATTCCCGCTAAGTAACTTTACCGAGCTTGACATCTGGCAGTACATTCAGCTGGAAAACATTGAATTGCCATCGCTCTACTTTGCTCACGAAAGAGAAGTCATTTTCCGAAATGATACTATTCTGGCCAACTCGAGCTACCTCAACTTAAAACCCAATGAGACTCCAGTAATGAAAAAAGTTCGTTTCCGAACCATTGGAGACTTGACCATTACCGGTGCCGTGGAATCGGATGCCGATAACCTGGAAATGATTATTGGGGAAATTGCTGCTTCCCGCAAAACCGAACGTGGTGGACGTGCTGACGATCAGCGCTCAGAAACGGCCATGGAAGATCGAAAAAAGGAAGGTTACTTTTAA
- a CDS encoding GTP-binding protein yields MLTEDIELLRFTTAGSVDDGKSTLIGRLLYDSKSIFEDQLSAVEQSSQKRGLDELDFSLLTDGLKDEREQGITIDVAYRYFSTPKRKFIIADTPGHIQYTRNMVTGASNANLALILVDVRNGVIEQTKRHAFIASLLQIPHLIVCINKMDLVDYSEEAYEKVIQEFNEISHKLQVKDIQFIPISALKGDNVVNSSENMDWYHGATLLHTLETVHISNDENFLDSRFPVQTVIRPHSEAFHDFRGYAGMVTSGVFKKGEEVIALPSGMTSTIQDIMVGDDSVETAYPPMSVVMTLEDDIDISRGNMLVRVNNQPEQAQDLDAMICWFSHNALQTRKRYLLKHTTNEVKAMVKEVLYKVDINTMSRNEEDLNIRLNDICRVKLRSTQPLMTDPYRTNRRLGAFIIVDEMTHETLGAGMIR; encoded by the coding sequence ATGTTGACAGAAGATATAGAACTTTTACGTTTTACTACCGCCGGTAGTGTGGATGATGGAAAATCAACCCTCATTGGACGTTTGTTGTATGACTCCAAGTCCATTTTTGAGGACCAGCTCTCGGCAGTGGAGCAAAGCAGCCAGAAAAGAGGCCTGGATGAACTGGACTTCTCCCTGCTCACGGATGGACTAAAGGACGAAAGAGAACAAGGAATCACGATTGACGTGGCCTACCGCTACTTTTCCACTCCCAAGCGTAAATTCATCATTGCCGATACTCCAGGACACATCCAGTATACCCGTAACATGGTGACTGGTGCCTCCAACGCCAACTTAGCATTGATTTTGGTCGATGTGCGTAATGGGGTGATTGAACAAACCAAAAGACACGCCTTCATCGCCAGTTTGCTCCAAATTCCTCACTTGATCGTTTGCATCAACAAAATGGATTTGGTCGACTATTCGGAAGAAGCTTATGAAAAGGTGATTCAGGAATTTAACGAGATTTCTCACAAACTCCAGGTTAAGGATATCCAGTTCATTCCAATCAGCGCCCTCAAAGGCGACAATGTGGTGAATTCTTCCGAAAATATGGATTGGTACCACGGAGCTACCCTTCTCCATACCTTGGAAACCGTACATATCTCGAATGACGAAAATTTCCTCGATAGCAGATTCCCGGTACAAACCGTAATTCGCCCACACAGCGAAGCTTTCCACGATTTTAGAGGATACGCCGGAATGGTTACTTCAGGGGTTTTCAAAAAGGGTGAAGAAGTAATTGCCCTTCCTTCCGGAATGACCAGCACCATTCAGGACATAATGGTGGGCGATGACTCAGTGGAAACAGCTTATCCTCCTATGTCGGTAGTAATGACTCTGGAAGATGATATCGACATCAGCCGCGGTAATATGCTGGTTCGGGTGAACAATCAACCGGAACAAGCCCAGGATTTAGATGCCATGATCTGCTGGTTTAGTCACAATGCCTTGCAAACGCGGAAACGTTACTTGCTGAAGCATACGACCAATGAAGTGAAAGCTATGGTGAAAGAAGTGCTGTACAAAGTAGACATCAACACCATGAGCCGAAACGAGGAGGATTTGAACATCCGTTTGAATGATATCTGCCGGGTGAAGTTGAGAAGCACCCAGCCTTTGATGACAGATCCTTACCGGACCAATAGACGCTTAGGTGCCTTTATTATCGTGGATGAAATGACTCACGAGACCTTGGGTGCCGGAATGATTCGTTAA
- a CDS encoding O-antigen ligase family protein: protein MIFGLLLLAQRNYLMIFMSFWYLLILSDNFYLEFATQVKPLYMVIVFIGGLMIYRQYGYTNHVLRNLTPFLLLAMAMVFVSPDLGLSARKYLSYCLLVISAPFYMKYFTEHQPRTALKGIVTFSALIIISCLVFGSISEYGISHGGRLRGIFGNPNGLAMYCLFTLLFFETVKSKLEDKGFGRRERIFFYLIVIVTLLYSGSRAALMSVLIFYVFNYITSRISLAVGLLMVGTLIFVYDFVLEAGVYVLTEVGLQDELRLEGSQGVETGSGRLIAWRFAWEEIQKNFFLGRGWAYDEIWIFGPIQILLETLNHQGGVHNTYLIVWLNNGLIGLILFLGGLLATFTRAAKKSKLAFPALYAAFFQANFEPWLGASLNPYTVIFFMTVTLQLSELKWEEVEEKIPAFVSGTLKRQF, encoded by the coding sequence TTGATCTTTGGGCTACTGCTTTTGGCCCAGAGAAACTACCTCATGATTTTTATGTCCTTCTGGTATTTGCTTATCCTTTCAGATAACTTTTACCTGGAGTTTGCCACCCAAGTCAAGCCGCTCTACATGGTCATAGTCTTCATTGGGGGCCTTATGATTTATCGGCAATACGGCTATACCAATCATGTTTTAAGGAATCTTACGCCCTTTTTGCTCCTGGCAATGGCTATGGTTTTCGTAAGTCCTGACCTCGGGTTAAGTGCGCGTAAATACTTGTCCTATTGCCTTTTGGTAATTTCAGCGCCCTTTTACATGAAGTACTTTACCGAGCATCAGCCTCGTACGGCGCTTAAGGGAATTGTTACTTTTTCGGCACTCATTATTATTTCCTGCCTGGTTTTTGGATCCATCAGTGAATATGGAATCAGTCACGGGGGGCGCCTTCGTGGAATCTTTGGTAACCCCAATGGATTGGCCATGTATTGCCTCTTTACCTTGCTGTTTTTTGAAACCGTTAAGAGCAAACTTGAAGACAAGGGGTTTGGACGTAGAGAGCGCATCTTTTTTTACCTCATTGTTATCGTCACGCTACTTTATTCGGGTAGTCGGGCAGCCTTGATGTCGGTACTCATTTTTTATGTTTTCAATTACATCACCTCCCGAATCTCTTTAGCCGTTGGCTTACTCATGGTAGGTACCCTGATATTCGTGTACGATTTTGTATTGGAGGCAGGTGTATATGTGCTTACCGAGGTGGGATTGCAAGATGAACTTCGATTGGAAGGTTCTCAGGGTGTAGAAACGGGTTCTGGTCGACTAATTGCCTGGCGATTCGCCTGGGAGGAGATTCAGAAAAACTTCTTTTTGGGTCGGGGATGGGCCTACGATGAAATTTGGATTTTCGGTCCTATTCAGATCCTGCTGGAAACCCTAAACCACCAAGGTGGGGTGCACAATACTTACCTCATTGTTTGGCTGAACAACGGCCTGATTGGTCTGATCCTGTTTCTGGGAGGATTGCTGGCTACCTTCACCCGGGCTGCTAAGAAAAGTAAATTGGCTTTCCCGGCATTATATGCCGCCTTCTTTCAGGCCAACTTTGAGCCTTGGTTAGGAGCATCACTCAACCCCTATACCGTCATCTTTTTTATGACCGTTACCCTGCAATTGAGTGAGCTAAAATGGGAGGAAGTAGAAGAAAAAATTCCTGCCTTCGTTAGTGGTACTCTAAAGCGTCAGTTTTGA
- a CDS encoding NAD(P)-dependent oxidoreductase — MIVGNGLVARSCASLKDREDLVIFASGVANSGEKLEDPFNREWTLLQEYMDRFPDKKFVYFSTCSVFDPSKSSTAYVQFKRKVEALLLESKRALVVRLPILVGPTSNPNQFCNFLYNQITSGGEFELHTEAERYLFWSGDLAAAISAALTQSDLFEINVCHPNATSVSRLVEIMEEGLGQKARYQKVHKGDRYSVDTQRFETLIEKDNHRYLQSPEEIITQFLTDKNK, encoded by the coding sequence TTGATAGTCGGAAATGGATTAGTAGCGAGGAGTTGTGCCTCTTTGAAGGATCGGGAAGACCTGGTCATTTTTGCTTCAGGAGTAGCCAACAGTGGAGAGAAATTGGAAGATCCCTTTAATCGGGAGTGGACTCTGCTTCAGGAGTACATGGATCGTTTTCCAGATAAAAAATTTGTCTATTTCAGCACCTGTAGTGTTTTCGATCCGAGTAAGTCGAGTACGGCATACGTGCAGTTCAAAAGGAAAGTAGAAGCCTTGCTACTCGAATCCAAGCGAGCCCTGGTGGTTCGATTACCCATTTTGGTAGGGCCGACCTCCAACCCGAATCAATTTTGCAATTTTCTCTACAATCAAATCACTTCTGGTGGAGAATTTGAATTGCATACCGAGGCTGAACGCTACCTGTTTTGGTCAGGAGATTTGGCGGCAGCTATCTCAGCGGCACTCACTCAATCTGATTTGTTTGAGATCAATGTTTGCCACCCTAATGCCACATCGGTATCCCGGTTGGTAGAAATTATGGAAGAGGGGCTTGGGCAAAAGGCTCGTTACCAAAAAGTACACAAAGGAGATCGCTATTCAGTGGATACTCAGAGATTTGAAACACTGATTGAAAAGGATAACCACCGCTATCTTCAGTCACCAGAAGAGATCATCACCCAATTCTTGACCGATAAAAATAAGTAG
- a CDS encoding glycosyltransferase family 4 protein — protein MTAPKALLITDGIYPMTIGGMQRHAYYLLLALVERGWQVEVYLPAYLNQDKFWEVFPKTWKGQVKLNPVEYPTFSMPLTYVLSERGYSKNLYKALEGRDDLSSFDAILTKGFTACTWKKESRKNFPPVISQLHGLEMFQPTFDFKSKMAAKSLQRIALDSLRNADWILCYGGKIRDLHHKLLGSDKNLINFHGGLLKDNLKDSIQPTGSTKKFLFIGRNERRKGIPELLQIANQAFGKKGDFELHWIGELDEGIRPTDAAFHYHGKVTSLTQYFNIVDTCDCLLLPSISEGFPTVLPESMGRGLTALAMDVGAVNQLVNDHTGWLVPDHQEFEKQFNLLIQEDPKELDRRKQGALDQVKESFTWEYLGNRLIEVLNSASV, from the coding sequence ATGACAGCACCTAAAGCTCTTCTGATTACAGACGGGATTTATCCCATGACCATTGGTGGTATGCAACGTCATGCTTACTACCTGCTTTTGGCTCTCGTGGAACGGGGATGGCAGGTAGAGGTCTATTTACCCGCCTATTTGAACCAGGATAAGTTCTGGGAGGTGTTTCCAAAAACTTGGAAAGGTCAAGTGAAACTAAACCCTGTTGAGTACCCCACTTTTTCCATGCCCCTTACTTACGTTTTGTCGGAACGTGGATATAGTAAAAACTTGTATAAAGCTTTGGAAGGCAGGGACGACCTATCCTCATTTGATGCCATCTTAACCAAAGGGTTTACAGCTTGTACCTGGAAGAAGGAGTCCCGAAAGAATTTTCCACCAGTAATTTCTCAGCTGCACGGCTTGGAAATGTTCCAACCCACCTTTGATTTTAAATCGAAGATGGCAGCTAAGAGCCTCCAACGAATCGCTTTAGACAGTCTAAGAAATGCGGATTGGATTCTTTGTTACGGCGGGAAAATTCGTGACCTGCACCACAAGCTTTTGGGAAGTGATAAGAACTTGATCAATTTTCACGGAGGATTGCTCAAGGACAACCTAAAGGATAGCATACAGCCCACCGGAAGTACTAAGAAGTTTCTTTTCATTGGAAGAAATGAGCGTAGAAAGGGTATTCCCGAACTGCTGCAAATTGCCAATCAGGCATTTGGAAAGAAAGGCGATTTTGAATTGCATTGGATTGGAGAATTAGACGAAGGAATTCGTCCTACCGATGCTGCATTTCATTACCATGGTAAGGTTACTTCACTTACGCAATATTTTAACATTGTAGATACTTGCGATTGTTTGTTACTTCCAAGTATATCGGAAGGTTTTCCTACCGTGTTACCCGAATCTATGGGGCGTGGATTAACGGCTTTGGCCATGGATGTTGGCGCTGTAAATCAGTTGGTCAATGATCATACTGGCTGGTTGGTTCCGGATCATCAGGAGTTTGAGAAACAATTTAATCTTCTCATTCAGGAAGATCCTAAAGAACTGGACCGAAGAAAGCAAGGTGCTTTGGATCAAGTGAAGGAATCATTTACCTGGGAATACCTGGGCAATCGTTTGATAGAAGTATTAAATTCGGCCTCGGTTTGA
- the rffA gene encoding dTDP-4-amino-4,6-dideoxygalactose transaminase, protein MTHKKIVFNKPYFTGQETEYILDAIDIGQLSGNGAYTRKCQAFFEERYSIKKGLLTTSCTHALEMSAVLLNLQPGDEVILPSYTFVSTANAFALKGAKLRFIDSRPDHPGMDEEAIESLITPKTKLIVPVHYAGVACDMDPIMEVAKKHGVYVVEDAAQAIDSFYKGRSLGSIGQMATFSFHETKNVISGEGGLIAINDDQWVERSEIVWEKGTNRSAFFRGEIDKYGWVDLGSSYLPSEMIAAFLYAQLQNLEAIQSRRAEIWNLYWEGLKDLNDKVRMPVIPDYATNNYHMFYLVCDSLKQRSELIKFLKEENIHAVFHYQSLHQSDYFKDKHDGRDLSNCDRYSSCLVRLPFYAALEKDEQLRVIERIRKFYL, encoded by the coding sequence ATGACACATAAGAAAATCGTTTTTAATAAACCCTATTTCACGGGACAGGAAACAGAGTACATTCTTGATGCCATTGATATTGGGCAATTATCCGGAAACGGGGCTTATACCCGCAAATGCCAGGCTTTTTTTGAGGAGCGTTACTCCATTAAAAAAGGACTACTGACCACGTCTTGTACCCATGCCTTGGAAATGAGCGCAGTGCTCTTGAATTTGCAACCGGGCGATGAGGTAATTCTACCTTCTTACACCTTTGTTTCCACAGCAAATGCATTTGCCTTAAAAGGTGCAAAGCTTCGATTCATTGATTCCAGACCCGATCATCCGGGAATGGATGAAGAAGCCATCGAATCGTTGATCACGCCTAAAACCAAATTGATCGTACCGGTACACTACGCCGGAGTAGCATGTGATATGGACCCCATCATGGAAGTGGCCAAAAAACATGGGGTATACGTAGTAGAAGATGCGGCTCAGGCTATCGATTCATTTTACAAAGGACGGTCGCTGGGAAGTATTGGACAGATGGCCACCTTTTCTTTTCATGAAACCAAAAATGTGATTTCAGGTGAAGGTGGATTGATCGCTATCAACGATGATCAGTGGGTAGAACGGTCAGAAATAGTATGGGAAAAAGGAACCAATCGCTCGGCATTTTTTCGGGGCGAGATTGATAAATACGGCTGGGTAGACTTAGGATCGTCCTATTTGCCATCAGAAATGATTGCAGCTTTCCTCTATGCCCAGCTTCAGAATCTGGAAGCCATTCAGTCGCGAAGAGCGGAGATTTGGAACCTGTATTGGGAAGGACTAAAAGACTTGAACGATAAAGTTCGCATGCCTGTTATTCCAGACTATGCGACCAACAATTACCACATGTTCTATCTGGTTTGTGATTCCCTGAAACAACGATCTGAGCTGATCAAATTCCTCAAGGAAGAAAACATTCACGCTGTGTTCCACTACCAGAGTTTGCACCAAAGCGATTACTTCAAAGACAAGCATGACGGACGAGACTTAAGCAATTGCGATCGGTATTCCTCCTGTTTGGTTCGATTGCCGTTTTATGCTGCTTTGGAAAAGGACGAGCAGCTTCGCGTCATAGAACGAATCAGGAAGTTTTACCTATAA
- a CDS encoding metallophosphoesterase family protein, with translation MTEPIAFISDIHGNYPALDAVLKDIHQRGIQQVYCLGDLIGFNSMVNEVVDRLREEQIPCIMGNHDYALIHNEGRIDRSKTATRILQRQQKELSSENISFLAEMPESRTISRNNRKLMMVHGGMQDPIDEYLLNFDQEYADNYLEDTHILATGHTHQFFCKQVESGQMHLNPASIGQPRDGDPRASYGILEEDNSFVQVRVEYPVDVIVEDMKRKGYEEYIFQVLYRGVRIGQ, from the coding sequence ATGACTGAACCCATAGCCTTTATATCTGACATTCATGGGAATTACCCTGCTCTGGATGCCGTTTTAAAGGACATCCACCAGCGAGGAATTCAGCAAGTATATTGCCTGGGTGACTTAATTGGATTTAATTCCATGGTCAATGAAGTGGTTGATCGATTGCGGGAAGAACAGATTCCCTGCATTATGGGAAACCACGATTATGCCTTAATTCACAACGAAGGGCGCATCGATCGATCGAAAACGGCGACTCGTATTTTGCAACGCCAGCAGAAAGAGTTAAGCTCAGAAAATATTTCCTTCCTGGCCGAAATGCCAGAATCCAGAACCATTTCCCGGAATAACCGTAAGTTGATGATGGTTCACGGCGGGATGCAGGATCCAATTGATGAATACCTTTTGAATTTTGATCAGGAATATGCGGACAACTATTTAGAGGATACCCATATTCTGGCTACTGGACATACTCATCAGTTTTTCTGTAAACAAGTGGAAAGTGGCCAAATGCATTTGAACCCGGCCTCCATCGGGCAACCTCGTGATGGAGACCCACGTGCCTCCTACGGTATATTGGAGGAAGACAATAGTTTTGTTCAGGTGAGGGTGGAGTACCCGGTGGATGTGATAGTAGAAGACATGAAACGAAAGGGCTACGAAGAGTACATTTTTCAAGTATTATACCGAGGAGTTAGAATAGGACAATGA
- a CDS encoding ATP-grasp domain-containing protein codes for MQNQKTVLVTGVGAIIGYGILHSLKASKYDLHIIGIDIYDDAVGQEWCDTFIQGIPANDPDFIPYINQLVAERQIDLIIPGIEPDIQAFMAAGEQLKAKWVHNQSKLMELCTDKLDFYRYLENESDWDVIPTLQGCSFEQNAEQLGLPFLIKPRKGSASKGIRKIHTKREFDFYTESDPDAILCQKVIGDEQSEYTLAVFGTGDGSFKNSILLRRVLSKDGSTSKAWVENNAAIMEYAAKLCQVFRPIGPTNMQFRMEDGKPYILEINPRISSACSIRTSFGYNEPEMCLSYFLLGELPEEVSLKSGRAVRYIKDQIHYD; via the coding sequence ATGCAAAACCAAAAAACGGTACTGGTTACCGGAGTTGGAGCCATCATCGGTTATGGCATTTTGCATTCCCTTAAAGCGTCTAAATACGATCTCCATATTATTGGAATTGATATTTATGACGATGCGGTAGGGCAGGAGTGGTGCGATACTTTTATTCAAGGTATTCCAGCCAATGATCCTGATTTTATTCCCTACATCAATCAGCTGGTTGCTGAGCGCCAAATTGATTTGATCATTCCAGGAATTGAGCCCGACATCCAAGCCTTTATGGCCGCTGGTGAGCAACTCAAGGCCAAATGGGTGCACAATCAATCCAAGCTTATGGAACTGTGCACTGATAAACTGGACTTCTACCGATACTTGGAAAATGAATCCGATTGGGACGTAATCCCAACTTTGCAGGGATGTTCCTTTGAGCAAAACGCTGAACAATTGGGATTGCCCTTTTTGATCAAGCCGCGCAAAGGTTCTGCCTCTAAGGGTATTCGTAAGATCCATACAAAACGAGAATTTGATTTTTACACGGAGTCCGACCCCGATGCGATCCTTTGTCAAAAGGTAATTGGGGACGAACAAAGTGAATATACCCTGGCCGTTTTTGGTACGGGAGATGGCAGTTTTAAAAATTCCATTCTTTTGAGAAGAGTTCTTTCTAAGGACGGTTCAACGTCAAAGGCCTGGGTTGAGAACAACGCTGCCATTATGGAATATGCCGCTAAACTCTGTCAGGTGTTTCGTCCCATTGGACCCACCAATATGCAGTTTAGGATGGAGGATGGTAAACCCTATATTTTGGAAATAAACCCCAGAATATCCAGTGCCTGTTCCATTAGAACGTCTTTTGGTTACAATGAACCGGAAATGTGCCTTTCCTACTTTTTATTAGGTGAACTTCCCGAAGAAGTTTCTCTTAAATCCGGGAGAGCTGTTCGATACATCAAGGACCAAATACATTATGACTGA
- a CDS encoding class I SAM-dependent methyltransferase, protein MSNIHLPDDERQRIEDSAAGYHGVYNDENIRNITWISNQIVAHAQNHDEILELGLGDGTTTRIFQENFKQVTTLDGSSILIDKFKEDNPDLNSVDLVCTFFEEYNPGKTFQNIAMCNVLEHVYDPGFIIEHYKKWLAPGGRFFISVPSATSLNRRIGFEAGLLDDLFAFQEQDYILGHRRYYSSETIVEFLKDCGLTIHRVEGVALKVITTGQMQKLNFDDNIHQALLKIGVDYPELTTMVYIEASVNS, encoded by the coding sequence GTGAGCAACATTCATTTACCAGACGACGAAAGACAGAGAATTGAGGATTCGGCCGCCGGGTACCATGGAGTCTATAATGATGAGAACATTCGCAACATTACCTGGATTAGTAACCAGATTGTTGCCCATGCCCAAAACCACGACGAAATTCTTGAATTGGGATTGGGGGATGGAACCACAACCCGGATTTTCCAAGAGAATTTTAAACAGGTGACTACCCTCGATGGTTCATCCATTTTAATTGACAAGTTCAAGGAGGACAACCCTGATTTGAACTCCGTGGATTTGGTGTGCACCTTCTTTGAGGAATACAACCCGGGAAAAACCTTTCAAAACATTGCCATGTGCAATGTGTTGGAGCACGTTTACGATCCTGGATTCATCATTGAGCATTACAAGAAATGGTTGGCCCCAGGTGGACGGTTCTTTATCAGCGTTCCTTCCGCCACGTCCTTGAACCGTCGCATTGGATTTGAAGCCGGTCTTTTGGATGACTTGTTTGCTTTTCAGGAACAAGATTACATCCTTGGACATCGACGTTACTATTCTTCCGAAACCATCGTTGAGTTCCTCAAGGATTGTGGATTGACCATTCATCGGGTAGAGGGAGTGGCGCTGAAGGTGATTACTACCGGGCAGATGCAGAAATTGAATTTTGACGACAACATTCACCAGGCTTTATTGAAAATCGGGGTTGACTATCCAGAATTGACCACGATGGTTTACATCGAAGCCTCTGTTAATAGCTAA
- a CDS encoding glycosyltransferase family 2 protein, with protein sequence MTPELSVVTTVYRSESYLNRFIDSCLESIEKLGIQSFELIFVLDGITDQSKELLVKRKAQTPEIVIVEFSRNFGHHYAITAGLEQSTGKDVFLIDCDLEVMPSLVERFYEEKHKTGADVVYGIQAQRKGSWVKAYLGSWFWKVFNFFSQTHVPENVMTERLMSQEYVRKLVSLGDRNLFLGGMMYWVGYHQVGIVVEKSSRKKSTYSFFHRLNLMFQAISSFSPKPLYFLFYLGLIISMLSLSFMTFLFVKKILFPETILSGFTTLAALLLFSTGVVILSLGIVGLYLSKIFTQTQNRPLYIIKTIIK encoded by the coding sequence ATGACTCCTGAGCTGAGCGTAGTTACCACCGTTTACCGATCTGAGTCCTATTTAAATCGGTTTATCGATAGCTGTTTGGAGAGCATTGAGAAGCTCGGTATACAGTCCTTCGAGCTGATTTTTGTGCTGGATGGTATTACGGATCAGTCCAAAGAATTGTTGGTCAAGCGAAAGGCACAGACCCCTGAGATTGTCATCGTTGAGTTTTCAAGAAACTTTGGTCATCACTATGCCATTACGGCTGGTCTGGAACAGTCCACTGGAAAGGATGTATTCCTTATTGATTGTGATCTGGAAGTAATGCCCTCTTTGGTCGAGCGTTTTTATGAAGAAAAACACAAAACGGGTGCGGATGTTGTTTACGGAATTCAAGCCCAGCGTAAAGGAAGTTGGGTGAAAGCCTATCTGGGATCATGGTTTTGGAAAGTGTTCAACTTCTTCAGCCAAACCCATGTACCCGAGAACGTGATGACCGAGCGATTGATGAGTCAGGAATACGTTCGTAAGTTGGTATCCTTAGGAGACCGAAACCTGTTTTTAGGCGGGATGATGTATTGGGTGGGTTACCACCAAGTAGGAATTGTGGTGGAGAAAAGCTCAAGAAAGAAATCGACCTATTCCTTTTTTCATCGCCTCAATCTGATGTTTCAGGCGATTTCATCCTTTTCACCCAAGCCGCTTTACTTCCTGTTCTATTTAGGTCTGATCATCTCGATGTTGAGTTTGAGTTTTATGACCTTCCTGTTTGTAAAAAAGATACTTTTTCCAGAAACTATTTTATCTGGATTCACCACCTTAGCAGCACTGCTTCTGTTTTCCACAGGAGTGGTCATATTGAGTTTGGGCATTGTGGGGCTTTACCTGTCCAAGATTTTTACCCAGACTCAAAATCGCCCATTGTACATTATTAAAACCATAATCAAGTGA